GTTCTAAGAATTCCTTGGTTTGTTTGAGAAAGAACTTGGGAGAACATGGTGTGGAGTTGCTGAGAGATGTTTTCTTTAACATGGGGGAAGGTGAAACTGCCTCTACATAACTACGGAGATGGTGACTTGATGTGTGCTGGATGGAAGTTTCTTAGCCAACTTGATGACAATACCGAGAACCTGGATGAAGGTCAAGTAGAGTTCTCATGCAGGCCATGTGGAAGAAGAGGCAGATCCCCAGAAAAGGCCTCCTGAGgaatagaaggggaaaaagaagggtGAGAAGGAGAGGCAAGAGATTTGGTCCTTGCTCACCACCCCAAGCACTTCCCTCATTGGCCACCTCCCAATGAACACAGTTAGTGTTGGCAGTGTAGACTCAAAGTCAAGCTGATTGCCTATCTGGCAGCTCCATAGTGTGTTTGccctagatttttttaatgtgttttattCATAAATGTACCCACAATGATGTGATTCCAATTTCACTAGCTTTCAGAGCAGAAATCTTACATCCTTTCTTCTGGAGAACCTGCTTCAATACAACAGTCCTCTTGCTGTTTCCCATTCTTGACTGGTTATAGGATGGCCATTTAGAAAACCTGTTCAAACAGGAGGAAAGGGGAGGTTAAAGGGAGAAGAGTTGATATTTCCAGAAGCACTCCAAGTCTTGGGGGTAGGGAGATTGCATAGGATCCTGTGGCAAAATGTCAACAGATTACTCAGGTGGCAATGCTGTTATGTTTCTTCTGAGGGGAACTACTGTTTTATATATTACACATTACATACACATATCATATATGTTCTAgcacatatacataatatatgtaatatctaCATATCACACTTACACATTAtgttttgtatattatataaaatacgtgcatattttatatattacatatatttacacagagagagagagacagagagagagattggattTAGAGGCAGCTATGAATAGTCATTGGACCCAGAGTCAAAaatacttgagtttaaatccagcctcagacatttaccagctatgtaaccttgaataagtcactacttctgtctgcatcagtttccctacttgtaaaatggggctaataacagcacctacctatTATTAAGAATACATAATATAGGAGGCAGttaggctcagtggattgagagtcaagcccagagatgggaggtcctgggttcaaatctgacctcagacacttcctagctgggtgaccctgggcaagccacttaacccccattgccaacccattaccactcttctgctttggaagcaatacatagtattgattccaaaatggaaggtaaggggttttttttaaagacgtATAAtatctattacatatatatatatgtatatatataaattaattgttGGTAATAGTGCCTCCctattattgtgaagattaaagggaataataattgtaaagttcttaacacaatgcctggcccatagtacgtacttattaaatacctgtttcctttcttctttcatgtaccttatgttttctctctttttagggACCCCTGTGggtccttttcatcttttctcattttctgtggGATGGAATAAAGGCTATCCTCTGCCTgccatatatttattattttcagtttttatgTGAGAACTGGAGGCTAGAAACCTGGATATGAATTCTACCTCAGCTTTATTTGGAGATTTTCCTGGAATAAGCTGTAGGTGGGAGCATCAAAGCCAGGGAGAAACAATGTGCTTGGGCAGATCCCCCAGATGCAGCTTGGGGAGTTGTTAGACTCCCTAGACTAGTTGAAGGGAGACCCTAGGCTCTGGATTACAttaatcctagagaatgaacccAGAGAGTTCTCTTTCCTTAGCTGGCTGTTCTCACCCAGGGATTACTTCAGGAAAATCTGGTTTAAGCAGAGCTCTTGTCTAAGTTTCCACAACTGTAGTTAACAGAGGTCCTAGTTCCCATATAACAGAGCTCCCCAGAAATGTCAATTATATGACTATATTTATAGATATGTGGACATTTTTCTATGAAATACTGAGTGAAAAAGTCAAtgatacacacatatagatatcTGCACCTACATCCATTTACATGTATATGAATGAATTCATGTATTATGTCATGCTTTCAAGTTTACATAGCATTTTTAATAGTCCTGTTACAGAATTAGCAAGTCGAAGtgttattatccatattttgcCAAAAAGGAAATCAAGGCTCAAGAGGGTAAACGACCAAACTAAAATCATAGGACTGGTATTTATCAGACTCAGATATTCTAGTTTcaagtccagggctctttccattgaGTTTTCAGAGTACCAGTATCTTTTCTTGTTATTTGGATAACCACTTAATTATTGGCTTTCCTCAAGTCCTCCCCTGATGTCTCAAGGCAGTCATCAAGAGCAAACCCTGGCATGTTCTACCAAAAGGGAAAGTTCTCCTTCCAGCACTTCCTCCGCTGGGCTCTCTCTTCTTCATCAGAGGAGCAACCCAACTAAATGTGGAGTGTCAGCAATAGAACATTCACTGGTTCTTAGATGTTCACTTCTCCCCATCCCTGCAAGGAATACATTTTAAGGGGGTtgccttgaacccaggactccagctTCCAGACCCAGAGTTCTGTCCTCTACATAatagtgcctttttttttttgacattgtaAAGATATTATgggtaaatatttttgaaaaggtCAGAAGAGAAGCAGCTGGATtaagtacagtggaaagagcagtaACTCTAGAACCAGAGGACCCCATTTCAGATAGGGCTGcagttttctcagttgtaaaatgtcAGATTCCCAATTTCACCAAATGTCTTAATATTCAGAGCTAATTTCATTTCCTGTAAAGTCAGCGTTAAGCTAACGATAGAAAGTCAAATTTTTAACTAAAAATCCTTCTCTGTTCCTGCACACCCAGACTCACAGTCCTTGGCAATAACAACGTACTAATTAATACCTTACATTTCGTTTTCTCAGTCACCCAGTTATTATAATGAGAATAATCTGGGTTTAGAAAACTAATCATAGACGCCCCCAATCGGCATGCTTCCAGCTAattaccagcagtgtattaaatGTCCTCGCATACTAAACACTACCAGGGTTTCAGAGCAAATCTGAAGTGAATAAATCCCTGACCTAAAGTAGATTTTATGTGGAATAAGGAAGGACAGAAGACCCCCCCCCAAACATGGGAAACAGAGAAACGCACAGAATACACAACCCAGCAAAAGCACATGAGCTGTATCACAAATGTCCCGTCCAGCTCTGAAGGCTACGATTCTTTGGTACCAAGGGCTGCGAGAGGAAGAGGCGCCGGGAGACTGTCAGAGGATACTGAGAGGAAGGAACCAGCGGTGCGCTCCCTCTTAGGCTCCCTGAACGTTGGGGTTCGGGGGTGGGGAATGGCGTGCGAAGCTTCCTACTCCTTCCCCAAAGCCCTTTCTTGCTCGAGGGAGCCAGTGCAAGCCCGAGGTTAAAGCCCTTGTGGAGTCGTTTTCCACGTCTGTTCCCTAGTCAGTCCGTCCTGGAGGCCGGCTCCAGTATGCTATAAATACAGCAGGCCACATGCTGTTGTGACATAATGTTCCCTCCAGAGCCCAAGCCTGATAACATGAATTTGCCCTTTAAATGTCCCTAGAGGGAGCAGCAGGCCCCCAACCCGCTCAGACCTCCCGGAAGCGCCTCGCCCTCCGTGCCCTCTACTGAGGAATGGGATGGAGAGGGTATCCAGACACCTGTCCAGCCAATGCGCACGGAGCCAAATGGCCCGAGGGCCCTCCTCCTTCTCTCGCGAGACGGAGGGTCATATAAGGAGGTCTGGGGGAGAAGCGCTCTGCCCCTTTTGGATCCTGGTGGTGGGACGGAGAAGGGGGTCAGGGCTTCTGGCTGGGGGGAAGTTTAGGGAGCAGTTCCTTTGACATTGTGGGTACGACCAACTTCCGTCATGGGTGACCAAGCGCTGAGCTTCCTCAAAGACTTTCTGGCAGGTGGCATTGCCGCCGCGGTTTCCAAGACTGCGGTTGCTCCCATTGAGAGAGTCAAACTGCTTCTGCAGGTGAGGATTAGAGCTGGAATGGTTTTTGCATGCATTAGGGGCGAGGAGGTGAAGGGTCCTGCCCCGGGGAGGCAGTACCAGCTAAGTAGCTTTGAGGACAGGTGCTTTGTCCTCGGCCAGGGTGAAGGTGGGACAGGCCTTGGTCCAGCCCAGGTGGAAATGGGGCGGAGGGGCTCAGATAAGGGGGGTGAATGACTCGGGAGTCTAGCCTAGGGGAAAGCCGCTACTCTCTGGGCCGGGCCGGGGACGTGGAGATGGAATTGCTGGTGTCGGGTGGCGCCCAGCACTTCAGTGCCTAAATATGGAAAGCCTCCTGGGGATCGAGTTACATTGAGCAAGACTTCTCCCAACTGAGGCAGTGCGCAGACCTAGGCAAAGGTGGCAGGAGCTGTCCTCGCCCCGGCTCCCCTTCGCTCGACCTCCTTGTCCCCTTGCCCGGTAAAGGTCACTCATCCTCTGTTCTTACTACCTCCTCACCCTTCCTTAAAGGCAAAGGGCCATCCATGTGGGTGGAGCGTCCCAGCTGGGGCACCtccaggggagagagaagaaaggctgGATTGAGAATGAGGAGACTCCTGTCACTGATTCACTGGAGACTGGACAAATCTCTCAGCCGGCGTCTGCCTCTGTTCAATGTGGCAGAAGGCTAGATttttcccagctctaacattctaggaGCTGATCCTGGCACTCTTCCCATCCCTAGCTAGGGACTTGGGCAGCACCCCCACTACGGCTTAGAAAATGAGGCTTCCGGGACCCCAGTGAAATGCAAAGGCAGGAGTTTGCCGTCCCCgggggagggaatggagggaagTATTCATTGGCTGGCCCATAAGGCCTGAGCTGGGAAAGCGGTacaagtcatttttttctcccatcccttcccctctttccttgtCTTTTCCACTTCTTCCTGTGGTCTAGGTCCAACATGCCAGCAAACAGATCAAAGCAGAGCAGCAATATAAAGGCATAATTGACTGCGTGGTGAGAATCCCCAAGGAGCAAGGCTTCCTCTCCTTCTGGAGGGGCAACCTGGCCAATGTCATTCGTTACTTCCCCACCCAAGCCCTGAATTTTGCCTTCAAGGACAAATACAAGCAGATCTTCTTGGGGGGTGTGGACCGGCACAAGCAGTTCTGGCGTTACTTTGCTGGCAACCTTGCTTCTGGTGGAGCAGCTGGGGCCACTTCCCTCTGCTTTGTCTACCCACTGGACTTTGCTCGAACCAGGCTAGCCGCTGATGTGGGCAAAGGTGCCACTCAACGGGAGTTCAGTGGCCTGGGCGACTGTCTCACCAAGATCTTCAAGTCTGATGGCCTGAAGGGCCTCTACCAGGGCTTCAGTGTGTCTGTCCAGGGCATCATCATCTACAGGGCTGCCTACTTCGGGGTCTATGATACAGCCAAGGGTGAGAGGTTAATGGGGATAGAGTGAGAATTACCCAAAAGGGGCCCTTTTCCCCACTCACTTATCCTGATGCTACTGGCTGAGGAGGTGGGGATGCATTTAAAGGGAGTGCAATTTTCTCCTCTGATGGCCTCATTTTTCAGAGAGGAAAGTGAACAGCTTTTCACAGCAACTATCAGAGTAACTGATCCTTCCCTAGGATAAATACTGTTTAATCAGTCCTGTGGGCTCCTATGCCTTGGTCAGGCACCAAACTAAAATTGTGCGCTTCCCTATTAGCGCCTACCACTTCCCAGTTGA
This DNA window, taken from Monodelphis domestica isolate mMonDom1 chromosome 6, mMonDom1.pri, whole genome shotgun sequence, encodes the following:
- the SLC25A4 gene encoding ADP/ATP translocase 1, producing the protein MGDQALSFLKDFLAGGIAAAVSKTAVAPIERVKLLLQVQHASKQIKAEQQYKGIIDCVVRIPKEQGFLSFWRGNLANVIRYFPTQALNFAFKDKYKQIFLGGVDRHKQFWRYFAGNLASGGAAGATSLCFVYPLDFARTRLAADVGKGATQREFSGLGDCLTKIFKSDGLKGLYQGFSVSVQGIIIYRAAYFGVYDTAKGMLPDPKNVHIIVSWMIAQTVTAVAGLVSYPFDTVRRRMMMQSGRKGADIMYTGTLDCWRKIAKDEGSKAFFKGAWSNVLRGMGGAFVLVLYDEIKKYV